One region of Microbacterium sp. M28 genomic DNA includes:
- a CDS encoding carbohydrate ABC transporter permease has protein sequence MTDLDTRAVVAPGSVSRRRRARPPRPYVAQKRRSVLLTVLLWLCVLYFVLPLWWLIVSSTKDNAALFSTFGLWFGGEFSLWDNLVQLFEMRDGIFLRWILNTILYAVVAAVGATLLSAMAGYAFAKYEFRGGKLLFSITLGAVMIPLTALALPTYLLFSAANLTDTPWAIIVPSLVSPFGVYLMRVYAADAIPDSIVEAARVDGSGEFRTFWQIGLRLLGPGLVTVFLFSLVGTWNNYFLPLIMLNTSELYPITVGLAQIQAAASAGGGSQAVFSTVITGSFVSILPLVVAFLFLQRYWQTGLSSGSVKE, from the coding sequence ATGACCGATCTCGACACTCGCGCCGTCGTCGCACCAGGATCGGTCAGCCGCCGACGCCGTGCTCGGCCTCCGCGTCCCTACGTCGCACAGAAGCGCCGCAGCGTGCTGCTGACCGTGCTGCTGTGGCTGTGCGTGCTCTACTTCGTCCTGCCGCTGTGGTGGCTCATCGTCTCGTCCACGAAGGACAACGCCGCCCTGTTCTCGACGTTCGGTCTGTGGTTCGGCGGGGAGTTCTCGCTGTGGGACAACCTCGTCCAGCTCTTCGAGATGCGCGACGGGATCTTCCTGAGGTGGATCCTGAACACCATCCTGTATGCGGTCGTCGCGGCCGTCGGGGCGACCCTGCTGTCCGCGATGGCCGGCTACGCGTTCGCGAAGTACGAGTTCCGCGGCGGGAAGCTGCTGTTCAGCATCACGCTCGGTGCCGTCATGATCCCGCTCACCGCTCTGGCCCTGCCGACGTATCTGCTGTTCTCCGCGGCGAACCTCACCGATACGCCGTGGGCCATCATCGTCCCGTCGCTCGTCAGCCCTTTCGGTGTCTACCTGATGCGCGTGTACGCGGCCGATGCGATCCCGGACAGCATCGTCGAGGCCGCGCGCGTCGACGGCTCGGGCGAGTTCCGCACGTTCTGGCAGATCGGGCTACGGCTCCTCGGACCTGGCCTGGTGACCGTCTTCCTCTTCTCGCTCGTCGGCACCTGGAACAACTACTTCCTGCCGCTGATCATGCTGAACACCTCGGAGCTGTATCCGATCACCGTCGGTCTCGCGCAGATCCAGGCGGCTGCCTCGGCCGGCGGCGGTTCGCAGGCGGTGTTCTCGACCGTGATCACCGGATCGTTCGTCTCGATCCTCCCGCTCGTGGTGGCGTTCCTGTTCCTGCAGCGCTATTGGCAGACGGGGCTGTCCTCCGGCAGCGTGAAGGAATGA